In Paraburkholderia caballeronis, the following proteins share a genomic window:
- a CDS encoding response regulator transcription factor: MIPGRQSQVLVADDHPIVRIAMKQLLESLPGITVSAALSSGRELLQALERSQPDLIVTDFTMQQANPDEDGLRLVARLRRLYPAIPVVVFTMVTNGAILHQLCRLGAAGVVGKGEDIAALGQVCRRVLAGTPGPLLSPGVAARLSEASGEPSGADAAPDLTAKELEIVRLFAGGSSLTDIARQLNRSLTTVATQKRSAMRKLRVTSNADLVAYARDRGLA; the protein is encoded by the coding sequence ATGATCCCCGGACGCCAATCGCAAGTGCTCGTCGCCGACGACCATCCGATCGTGCGCATCGCCATGAAGCAGTTGCTGGAATCGCTGCCCGGCATCACGGTGAGCGCCGCGCTGTCGTCGGGCCGCGAGTTGTTGCAGGCGCTCGAACGTTCGCAGCCGGACCTGATCGTCACCGACTTCACGATGCAGCAGGCGAATCCCGACGAGGACGGCCTGCGGCTCGTCGCGCGCCTGCGGCGTCTGTATCCGGCGATTCCGGTCGTCGTGTTCACGATGGTGACGAACGGCGCGATCCTGCATCAGCTTTGCCGGCTCGGCGCGGCCGGCGTGGTCGGCAAGGGCGAGGACATCGCGGCGTTAGGCCAGGTGTGCCGGCGCGTGCTGGCCGGCACGCCTGGCCCGCTGCTGTCGCCGGGCGTCGCCGCGCGGCTGTCCGAAGCGTCCGGCGAGCCGTCCGGCGCCGACGCCGCGCCCGACCTGACCGCGAAGGAACTCGAAATCGTACGGCTGTTCGCCGGCGGTTCGTCGCTGACCGACATCGCGCGCCAGTTGAACCGCTCGCTGACGACGGTCGCCACGCAAAAGCGCAGCGCGATGCGCAAGCTGCGCGTCACGTCGAACGCGGACCTCGTTGCGTATGCACGGGACCGGGGACTCGCATGA
- a CDS encoding ATP-binding protein, which translates to MTQPAARDPDAPPLRTFRSLDDNLRRERRVFTTVIALLVCATIAVAAVAIGARLAASLRTEEQLARLYDQTLADKILDRHSALTVASLILTLRANGQLPSTPVASDRPCLSRGAHGGEPALQASCNEAAQLLSSTGDGPPLQMILLGDGSAYLHQPPDADSPLPADDAALVSTVLARLAGAHVDPLAAARDKRVVWFAAPSAGRPTKEMIGASVVAKGEAPYAIVLTTLDLADLYTATGPDGREPQPLLLDSEGRLVIGTGSPPEAERINARLANRADGVFHWIPSYGWALRRAAPLSGFGHTLYLLPYAQQFSAMRGELLLIVAVAAALIVLLLSMYRYWNYRFLGRIYAQAYRALENEMLNHLLVHATPVGLCIVRRDALDIVVANPIARHVLGLSPADTRLPDALRDEFAARGQPAENPSDETTIAQFSFSMQRAPDDDVHLEITYAPAMLDREDVFFCAMTDITERHRAEQMLREAKLTSEAAAKAKVAFFASMSHELRTPLASLVGNIELVAMGPLAPEQQARVRAMQVSAKGLLQIVNDVLDFSKIDVGELGLFEEWGSLADVLGRIAASHASLATRKGLRFYVVFDRNLPARLLFDPIRVSQIVNNLLGNAFKFTNSGKVVLRAQWADERVHLSVVDSGIGIPDELRQRLFQPFTQGSGSRLTQARGTGLGLSICARLCRLMNGTIELDSTVGVGTRVAVTLPLKTSAADRHAAEWTLPYRRPALLCRAPEYEEWLTGLFDPDASTVTTADDTREPLDPAAHDFAIVTDEFAENEVLAWWSDPRTIVWATQTGPLVPARRGDGGVEVSVYSLPGLRHAARSIGAQARPAAPGETGAAVPAADVAQPAPPLTVLIAEDNLLNRNLLRDQLTTLGAQVVEAAQGDEAIALFDRQPVDAVFTDIDMPALNGYEVLEKLRARRPSIPVFAVSASALPEDIAEGRARGFTDYLTKPVPLAVLTVALESVRDAPAAAAPRQPDVHPALPDAGLPDIPAISPEFAQAFVEQSRADLAELASVVSARSLAGLRHWLHRVCGGLAVLGASKLLDDSQRLREEAARAAAWTDDIEQRSLAIGDVLEEMQSQLIRQA; encoded by the coding sequence ATGACCCAGCCGGCCGCGCGCGACCCGGACGCGCCGCCGCTGCGCACGTTCCGGTCGCTCGACGACAACCTGCGGCGCGAGCGCCGCGTCTTCACGACGGTGATCGCGCTGCTTGTCTGCGCGACGATCGCGGTCGCGGCCGTCGCGATCGGCGCACGGCTCGCCGCGTCGCTGCGGACCGAGGAGCAGTTGGCGCGGCTCTACGACCAGACGCTCGCGGACAAGATCCTCGATCGCCATAGCGCGCTGACCGTCGCGTCGCTGATCCTCACGCTGCGCGCGAACGGCCAGTTGCCTTCGACGCCGGTCGCGAGCGACCGGCCGTGCCTGTCGCGCGGCGCGCACGGCGGCGAGCCCGCGTTGCAGGCAAGCTGCAACGAGGCGGCGCAACTGCTGTCGAGCACCGGCGACGGCCCGCCGTTGCAGATGATCCTGCTGGGCGACGGCTCCGCCTACCTGCATCAACCGCCCGACGCCGACTCGCCGCTGCCCGCCGACGACGCCGCGCTGGTCAGCACGGTCCTCGCGCGGCTCGCGGGCGCGCACGTCGACCCGCTGGCCGCCGCGCGCGACAAGCGCGTCGTCTGGTTCGCCGCGCCGTCGGCCGGCCGGCCGACGAAGGAGATGATCGGCGCGTCGGTCGTCGCGAAGGGAGAAGCGCCGTATGCGATCGTGCTGACGACGCTCGATCTCGCGGACCTCTACACAGCCACCGGCCCGGACGGCCGCGAGCCGCAGCCGCTGCTGCTCGACAGCGAAGGCCGGCTCGTGATCGGCACGGGCTCGCCGCCGGAAGCCGAGCGCATCAACGCGCGGCTCGCGAACCGCGCGGACGGCGTGTTCCACTGGATTCCGTCATACGGCTGGGCGCTGCGCCGCGCGGCGCCGTTGTCCGGCTTCGGCCACACGCTGTATCTGCTGCCGTACGCGCAACAGTTCTCCGCGATGCGCGGCGAGTTGCTGCTGATCGTCGCGGTCGCCGCCGCGCTGATCGTGCTGCTGCTGTCGATGTACCGCTACTGGAATTACCGGTTCCTCGGGCGGATCTACGCGCAGGCGTATCGCGCGCTCGAAAACGAGATGCTGAACCATCTGCTCGTCCATGCGACGCCGGTCGGGCTGTGCATCGTGCGGCGCGACGCGCTCGACATCGTCGTCGCGAATCCGATCGCGCGCCACGTGCTCGGCCTGTCGCCGGCCGACACGCGGCTGCCCGACGCGCTGCGCGACGAGTTCGCGGCGCGCGGCCAGCCCGCGGAAAACCCGTCCGACGAAACGACGATCGCGCAGTTCTCGTTCTCGATGCAGCGCGCGCCCGACGACGACGTCCATCTGGAAATCACCTACGCGCCCGCGATGCTCGACCGCGAGGACGTGTTCTTCTGCGCGATGACCGACATCACCGAGCGTCATCGCGCCGAGCAGATGCTGCGCGAAGCGAAGCTCACGAGCGAGGCCGCCGCGAAGGCGAAGGTCGCGTTCTTCGCGTCGATGAGCCACGAACTGCGCACGCCGCTCGCGTCGCTGGTCGGCAACATCGAACTGGTCGCGATGGGGCCGCTCGCGCCCGAGCAGCAGGCGCGCGTGCGCGCGATGCAGGTGTCCGCGAAGGGGCTGCTGCAGATCGTCAACGACGTGCTCGACTTCTCGAAGATCGACGTCGGCGAACTGGGATTGTTCGAGGAATGGGGTTCGCTCGCGGACGTGCTGGGCCGCATCGCGGCGTCGCATGCATCGCTCGCCACGCGCAAGGGGCTGCGCTTCTACGTCGTGTTCGACCGCAACCTGCCGGCGCGGCTGCTGTTCGATCCGATCCGCGTGTCGCAGATCGTGAACAACCTGCTCGGCAACGCGTTCAAGTTCACGAACTCCGGCAAGGTCGTGCTGCGCGCGCAGTGGGCCGACGAGCGCGTGCACCTGTCGGTCGTCGATTCGGGCATCGGCATTCCGGACGAACTGCGGCAGCGCCTGTTCCAGCCGTTCACGCAGGGCAGCGGCAGCCGGCTCACGCAGGCGCGCGGCACCGGGCTCGGGCTGTCGATCTGCGCGCGGCTGTGCCGGCTGATGAACGGCACGATCGAACTCGACAGCACGGTCGGCGTCGGCACCCGCGTCGCGGTAACGCTGCCGCTCAAGACGTCGGCCGCGGACCGCCATGCCGCCGAATGGACGCTGCCGTACCGGCGGCCGGCGCTGCTGTGCCGCGCGCCCGAATACGAGGAGTGGCTGACCGGCCTGTTCGACCCGGACGCCTCGACGGTGACGACGGCCGACGACACGCGCGAGCCGCTCGACCCCGCCGCGCACGACTTCGCGATCGTCACCGACGAATTCGCGGAAAACGAGGTGCTGGCGTGGTGGTCCGATCCGCGCACGATCGTCTGGGCGACGCAGACCGGGCCGCTCGTGCCGGCGCGGCGCGGCGACGGCGGCGTCGAGGTGTCGGTGTACAGCCTGCCCGGCCTCCGCCATGCCGCGCGCTCGATCGGCGCGCAAGCGCGGCCTGCCGCGCCCGGCGAAACAGGCGCGGCTGTCCCGGCTGCCGACGTCGCGCAACCCGCGCCGCCGTTGACCGTGCTGATCGCCGAGGACAACCTGCTGAACCGCAACCTGCTGCGCGACCAGTTGACGACGCTCGGCGCGCAGGTCGTCGAGGCCGCGCAGGGCGACGAAGCGATCGCGCTGTTCGACCGCCAGCCGGTCGATGCGGTGTTCACCGACATCGACATGCCCGCGCTGAACGGCTACGAAGTGCTCGAAAAGCTGCGCGCGCGCCGGCCGTCGATCCCGGTGTTCGCGGTCAGCGCGAGCGCGCTGCCGGAGGACATCGCCGAAGGACGCGCGCGCGGCTTCACCGACTATCTGACGAAGCCGGTGCCGCTCGCGGTGCTGACGGTCGCGCTGGAGTCGGTGCGCGACGCGCCCGCCGCGGCGGCCCCGCGCCAGCCGGACGTGCATCCCGCATTGCCCGACGCCGGCCTCCCCGACATTCCCGCGATCTCGCCCGAATTCGCGCAGGCATTCGTCGAGCAGAGCCGCGCGGACCTGGCCGAACTCGCCAGCGTCGTGTCCGCGCGGAGCCTTGCCGGCCTGAGACACTGGCTGCACCGGGTCTGCGGCGGCCTCGCGGTGCTCGGCGCGTCGAAGCTGCTCGACGACAGCCAGCGGTTGCGCGAAGAAGCCGCCCGCGCGGCCGCGTGGACCGACGACATCGAGCAGCGCAGCCTCGCGATCGGCGACGTGCTCGAAGAAATGCAGTCGCAATTGATCAGGCAGGCGTGA
- the glgX gene encoding glycogen debranching protein GlgX: protein MKTATRIAEGHPYPLGATWDGRGVNFALFSANATKVELCLFDADGRRETERIELPEYTDEVWHVYLPDLKPGAIYGYRVHGPYEPEAGHRFNPNKLLLDPYAKAHVGELQWDPAVFGYTLGSDALDLSFDERDSAPFVPRCRVVDQTFGWTHPQRVRVPRERTILYETHVRGYTMRHPDVPPHEQGTFAGLSHPRVLRYLRELGVTSVELLPVHTFVNDATLLDKGLTNYWGYNTIGFFAPDPRYSVGRHALIDEFKQMVDRFHEAGLEVILDVVYNHTAEGSELGPTLSFRGIDNASYYRLMPDQPRYYINDTGTGNTLNLSHPRVLQMVTDSLRYWVAEMSVDGFRFDLATILGREPYGFDEGGGFLDSCRQDPILSSVKLIAEPWDCGPGGYQVGGFPPGWAEWNDRFRDTVRAWWKGDEGIAADLATRLCASGDHFNRRGRRPWSSVNFVTAHDGFTLNDLVSYNDRHNDSNGEDNRDGHGDNRSWNCGAEGPTDDPEIRALRERQKRNFLATLLLSQGTPMLLAGDESGRTQRGNNNAYCQDNEISWLDWDGIDDDGRALAAFVRKLTTLRHALPVLRRNRFLTGEHNDALNVTDVEWLSPAGAPLAREQWGDPSMRCFGMLIDGRSQTSGIMRLASDATLLIVLNAYHDVVDFQLPSVPGNDQWSCLIDTNMPVRDELPEFEAGDVYQVTGRSLLLFALHARGATQRVFERLEQDLTG, encoded by the coding sequence ATGAAAACCGCTACACGCATTGCAGAAGGTCATCCTTATCCGCTAGGCGCAACGTGGGATGGACGCGGCGTGAATTTCGCGCTGTTCTCCGCGAATGCGACGAAGGTCGAGCTGTGCCTGTTCGATGCGGACGGCCGGCGCGAAACCGAGCGCATCGAACTGCCGGAATACACCGACGAGGTGTGGCACGTGTATCTGCCGGACCTGAAGCCCGGCGCGATCTACGGCTATCGCGTGCACGGGCCGTACGAGCCGGAAGCCGGCCACCGCTTCAACCCGAACAAGCTGCTGCTCGATCCGTACGCAAAGGCGCACGTCGGCGAACTGCAATGGGACCCCGCGGTGTTCGGCTACACGCTCGGCAGCGACGCGCTCGACCTGTCGTTCGACGAACGCGACAGCGCGCCGTTCGTGCCGCGCTGCCGGGTGGTCGACCAGACGTTCGGCTGGACCCATCCGCAGCGCGTGCGCGTGCCGCGCGAGCGGACGATCCTGTACGAGACGCACGTGCGCGGCTACACGATGCGCCATCCGGACGTGCCGCCGCACGAACAGGGGACGTTCGCCGGCCTGTCGCACCCGCGCGTGCTCCGGTACCTCCGCGAACTCGGCGTCACGTCGGTCGAACTGCTGCCGGTGCACACCTTCGTCAACGACGCGACGCTGCTCGACAAGGGGCTGACGAACTACTGGGGCTACAACACGATCGGCTTCTTCGCGCCGGACCCGCGTTATTCGGTCGGCCGCCACGCATTGATCGACGAATTCAAGCAGATGGTGGACCGCTTCCACGAAGCGGGCCTCGAAGTGATCCTCGACGTCGTGTACAACCACACCGCCGAAGGCAGCGAACTCGGCCCGACGCTGTCGTTTCGCGGCATCGACAACGCGTCGTACTACCGGCTGATGCCCGACCAGCCGCGCTACTACATCAACGACACCGGCACCGGCAACACGCTGAACCTGTCGCATCCGCGCGTGTTGCAGATGGTCACCGACAGCCTGCGCTACTGGGTCGCCGAAATGAGCGTCGACGGCTTCCGCTTCGACCTCGCGACGATCCTCGGGCGCGAGCCGTACGGCTTCGACGAGGGCGGCGGTTTCCTCGACAGTTGCCGGCAGGACCCGATCCTGTCAAGCGTGAAGCTGATCGCGGAGCCGTGGGACTGCGGACCGGGCGGTTATCAGGTCGGCGGCTTTCCGCCCGGCTGGGCCGAATGGAACGACCGCTTCCGCGACACCGTGCGCGCATGGTGGAAAGGCGACGAAGGCATCGCGGCCGACCTCGCGACGCGGCTGTGCGCGTCCGGCGACCACTTCAACCGGCGCGGCCGCCGGCCGTGGTCGAGCGTGAACTTCGTGACCGCGCACGACGGCTTCACGCTGAACGACCTGGTGTCGTACAACGACCGGCACAACGACTCGAACGGCGAGGACAACCGCGACGGCCACGGCGACAACCGCTCATGGAACTGCGGCGCGGAAGGCCCGACCGACGACCCCGAGATCCGCGCGCTGCGCGAGCGCCAGAAGCGCAATTTCCTCGCGACGCTGCTGCTGTCGCAAGGCACGCCGATGCTGCTCGCGGGCGACGAGTCCGGCCGCACGCAGCGCGGCAACAACAATGCGTATTGCCAGGACAACGAGATCAGCTGGCTCGACTGGGACGGCATCGACGACGACGGCCGCGCGCTGGCCGCGTTCGTGCGCAAGCTGACGACGCTGCGCCACGCGCTGCCGGTGCTGCGGCGCAACCGCTTCCTGACCGGCGAGCACAACGACGCGCTGAACGTGACCGACGTCGAATGGCTGTCGCCGGCCGGCGCACCGCTCGCGCGCGAGCAGTGGGGCGACCCGTCGATGCGCTGCTTCGGGATGTTGATCGACGGCCGGTCGCAGACGAGCGGGATCATGCGGCTCGCGTCGGACGCGACGCTGCTGATCGTGCTCAATGCATATCACGACGTCGTCGATTTCCAGTTGCCGTCGGTGCCGGGCAACGATCAGTGGAGTTGCCTGATCGACACCAACATGCCGGTGCGCGACGAACTGCCGGAATTCGAGGCCGGCGACGTCTATCAGGTGACCGGCCGCTCGCTGCTGCTGTTCGCGCTGCATGCGCGCGGCGCGACGCAGCGCGTGTTCGAGCGGCTCGAACAGGACCTGACCGGCTGA
- a CDS encoding ferredoxin reductase family protein — protein MRKIKWTLWAVLIAITLAWIASDDPFPQPATLFSLRPVWIQYTGLMAIAAMSLALVLANRPRLLEKPLAGLDKMYRLHKWLGIAGLVFAALHWLLAKGVQYAVGWGWLVRPPRGPRPPATSAVQQSLREYRGLAETLGEYAFYAAVVLIVLALIPRFPYRWFAKTHTLLAVLYLPLAFHAVVLLRFGYWSAPAGFVAAALLVAGLVSAARVLTGRVGARRKVDGRVASLTWYPELRVLETAIDLKPGWPGHDSGQFAFVTSDRDEGAHPYTIASAWNPHAPQVVFFTKELGDHTRTLKDQLRIGLPVRVEGPYGCFTFADRRAHQIWIGAGIGITPFVARMKELALHPDRRHRIDLFHTTADFSQKAIDQLSADAHAAGVHLHLLVDAKHGRLNGERIREEILDWASASVWFCGPPAFGEAVRNDLVAHGLDRADFHQELFQMR, from the coding sequence ATGCGGAAGATCAAATGGACGCTGTGGGCGGTGCTGATCGCCATCACGCTGGCCTGGATCGCGTCGGACGATCCGTTCCCGCAGCCGGCCACGCTGTTCTCGCTGCGGCCCGTATGGATCCAGTACACGGGGCTGATGGCGATCGCCGCGATGAGCCTCGCGCTCGTGCTCGCGAACCGGCCGCGTCTGCTCGAAAAGCCGCTCGCCGGCCTCGACAAGATGTACCGGCTGCACAAGTGGCTCGGCATCGCCGGGCTCGTGTTCGCGGCGCTGCACTGGCTGCTCGCGAAAGGCGTGCAGTACGCGGTCGGCTGGGGCTGGCTGGTGCGGCCGCCGCGCGGACCGAGGCCGCCCGCGACGTCGGCCGTGCAGCAGTCCCTGCGCGAGTATCGCGGGCTCGCGGAAACGCTCGGCGAATATGCGTTTTATGCGGCGGTCGTGCTGATCGTGCTGGCGCTGATCCCGCGCTTTCCGTATCGCTGGTTCGCGAAAACCCACACGCTGCTCGCGGTGCTGTATCTGCCGCTGGCGTTCCATGCCGTGGTGCTGCTGCGGTTCGGTTACTGGAGCGCGCCGGCCGGTTTCGTCGCGGCGGCGCTGCTGGTCGCGGGCCTCGTGTCGGCGGCGCGGGTCCTGACCGGGCGCGTCGGCGCGCGGCGCAAGGTGGACGGGCGCGTCGCGTCGCTCACGTGGTATCCGGAACTGCGCGTGCTGGAGACGGCGATCGACCTGAAGCCGGGCTGGCCCGGCCACGACTCCGGACAGTTCGCGTTCGTCACGTCCGACCGGGACGAAGGCGCGCATCCGTACACGATCGCGTCCGCGTGGAATCCGCATGCGCCGCAGGTCGTGTTCTTCACGAAGGAACTCGGCGACCACACCCGCACGTTGAAGGACCAGTTGCGGATCGGCTTGCCGGTGCGCGTCGAAGGCCCGTATGGCTGCTTCACCTTCGCGGACCGCCGCGCGCATCAGATCTGGATCGGCGCGGGCATCGGCATCACGCCGTTCGTCGCGCGGATGAAGGAACTGGCGCTGCATCCGGACCGACGCCACCGGATCGACCTGTTCCACACGACGGCCGATTTCTCGCAGAAGGCGATCGACCAGTTGAGCGCCGACGCGCACGCGGCCGGCGTGCATCTGCATCTGCTCGTCGATGCGAAGCACGGCCGGCTGAACGGTGAGCGGATACGGGAGGAGATCCTGGACTGGGCGAGTGCGAGCGTGTGGTTTTGCGGGCCGCCCGCGTTCGGCGAAGCGGTGCGCAACGACCTCGTCGCGCACGGCCTCGATCGCGCGGATTTCCACCAGGAACTGTTCCAGATGCGCTAG
- a CDS encoding efflux RND transporter periplasmic adaptor subunit encodes MTDTGTQPAPAAPRRRRRYVVVAIVAVLLAAVVIVHILRQKKPAPVATAQVVTVATATLGPMPEMLSELGTITPVATVTVLPQLSGYLVAVGYREGQDVVKGQFLAQIDPRQYEISKRQAEAQLAKDQAALAQARADLARYTQLNERHSIAEQTYTDQRFLVQQDEAAVKADEANIAQFALDLEYCRITAPVSGRVGLRLVDPGNYVTASSQPGIAVITTMKPTTVEFSVPQNALGRVLQRFNAGARLPVDVYSSDNSRRLATGTLYAINNQMATATGTVTLRATVPNDDEALFPNEFVNVKLQVDTLQNAVLVPTPAVQTGAPGDYVYLVNANDTVSVHKVTPGPGDGRHTVIVAGLAAGDRVVTDGMDRLSDGAKIRAVAASAASAPSTASAPPAAGAEREPAASGPGAPAPATAPAAASNAS; translated from the coding sequence ATGACCGACACCGGCACGCAACCCGCACCAGCCGCGCCGCGCAGGCGGCGCCGTTACGTCGTCGTCGCGATCGTCGCCGTGCTGCTGGCCGCGGTCGTGATCGTGCATATCCTGAGGCAAAAGAAGCCCGCCCCGGTTGCGACAGCGCAAGTGGTGACCGTTGCGACCGCGACGCTCGGTCCGATGCCCGAGATGCTGAGCGAACTCGGCACCATCACGCCGGTCGCGACCGTGACCGTGTTGCCGCAGTTGAGCGGTTATCTGGTCGCGGTCGGCTACCGCGAAGGCCAGGACGTCGTCAAAGGCCAGTTCCTCGCGCAGATCGATCCGCGCCAGTACGAGATCAGCAAGCGTCAGGCGGAGGCGCAACTCGCGAAGGACCAGGCCGCGCTCGCGCAGGCGCGCGCGGACCTCGCGCGCTACACCCAACTGAACGAGCGCCATTCGATCGCCGAGCAGACCTACACGGACCAGCGGTTTCTCGTCCAGCAGGACGAGGCGGCGGTGAAGGCCGACGAGGCGAACATCGCGCAGTTCGCGCTCGACCTCGAATACTGCCGCATCACCGCGCCGGTGTCCGGGCGGGTCGGGCTGCGGCTCGTCGATCCGGGCAACTACGTGACCGCGTCGAGCCAGCCGGGCATCGCGGTCATCACGACGATGAAGCCGACGACCGTCGAGTTCAGCGTGCCGCAGAACGCGCTCGGCCGCGTGCTGCAACGCTTCAATGCGGGCGCGCGACTGCCGGTCGACGTGTACAGCAGCGACAACAGCCGCCGGCTCGCGACCGGCACGCTGTACGCGATCAACAACCAGATGGCGACCGCGACCGGCACGGTCACGCTGCGCGCGACGGTGCCGAACGACGACGAGGCGCTGTTTCCGAACGAGTTCGTGAACGTCAAGCTACAGGTGGACACGCTGCAGAACGCGGTGCTCGTGCCGACGCCGGCCGTGCAGACCGGCGCGCCGGGCGACTACGTGTACCTCGTGAACGCGAACGACACCGTGTCGGTCCACAAGGTCACGCCCGGCCCCGGCGACGGCCGCCATACGGTGATCGTCGCGGGGCTCGCGGCCGGCGACCGGGTCGTCACCGACGGAATGGACCGGCTGAGCGACGGCGCGAAGATTCGTGCGGTCGCGGCGTCGGCCGCATCGGCTCCGTCCACCGCCTCCGCCCCGCCAGCGGCCGGGGCCGAACGCGAACCGGCCGCGAGCGGCCCGGGCGCGCCGGCTCCGGCCACTGCGCCGGCCGCCGCGTCGAATGCATCCTGA